From the genome of Triticum aestivum cultivar Chinese Spring chromosome 3B, IWGSC CS RefSeq v2.1, whole genome shotgun sequence, one region includes:
- the LOC123064562 gene encoding uncharacterized protein, whose protein sequence is MCPCLPKHTHRETESHKQRDRDREMFDVWSSAVGWWDEWQLRILVLGSLGIQWFLLVAAPMRKYGQYTIRRYFMLCIRLAYISSDALAIYALATLFNRHVRATSGSSSCDGIVHNKAKILEVLWAPVLLIHLGGQQELTAYTIEDNELWVKHTVTLVSQVAVAMYAFYKSWPNYSDWKLLASAILLFVIGVVSLSEKPWALKKASINRLASVSAPIRGTKKRTRLAVYLGDLLFSDWYNCSTTNSGDKKQAAGEEDDNVGLSDEDKVYMVLSDMSMSAAADDLVQRGRARNVQDVLRPLTLSTKAEKDMKRWLLGAYGLLYTRGNLVFTPTYLVYHVLVVPILHVAALTLFATGDKDGYNRTDVKITYVLLCLTAALDVFAVFIRQLLYRAMSAKGVPSLCETVPGYNLVGAVLRRRHKDIGWLVKCATRMGCKEYFECQGVRQDYGLYKNVSEMVLADLVDAQGRDLANYRVFTVPDESGTAVLPAEDVGAGAEIMQQSSPGAANWALSEELQKVCGPKVRDTLRGSFDRSVLVWHIATDLCFRMEGTPPANYEEDPHWLRIKCTEAISSYMARLLNFHPDMLLTGSRQHLVSEAKDEFDFFLNLAMVGNSGKPLSKDDLTNIIDHGPEGERFRMQVPIGIDNEAEDKEVIRSLFHVPKACSLAKELLKIEPPSTRWRVMYRVWLGMLFYSASMSRGYLHAKSLGEGGEFLSYVWLVLSLKGAKTLVDKLQMVEGDDEEPTLADKPQILEGSETTRNQHPGGNPPVFGLEILRL, encoded by the coding sequence ATGTGCCCTTGCTTGCcgaaacacacacacagagagacagaAAGTCACAAAcagagagacagagacagagagatGTTCGATGTGTGGAGTTCTGCTGTGGGATGGTGGGACGAGTGGCAGCTGCGCATCCTCGTCCTCGGCAGCCTCGGCATTCAATGGTTTCTGCTGGTGGCTGCCCCCATGCGCAAGTACGGTCAGTACACCATCCGGCGCTACTTCATGCTATGCATACGGCTTGCATACATTAGCAGCGATGCTCTGGCCATCTATGCGCTGGCTACCCTCTTCAACCGTCACGTCAGGGCGACCAGCGGCAGCAGTAGCTGTGATGGCATTGTGCACAACAAGGCCAAGATCCTGGAGGTCCTATGGGCTCCTGTCCTGCTCATCCATCTCGGCGGGCAGCAGGAGCTGACTGCCTACACCATCGAAGACAACGAGCTGTGGGTAAAGCACACCGTGACCCTAGTGTCTCAGGTCGCGGTTGCCATGTACGCCTTCTACAAGTCGTGGCCTAACTACAGCGACTGGAAGCTATTGGCATCAGCGATCCTGCTCTTCGTCATTGGGGTCGTCAGTTTAAGTGAGAAGCCATGGGCCCTCAAGAAAGCCAGTATTAATAGATTGGCGTCTGTGTCAGCGCCGATACGAGGAACAAAGAAGCGTACAAGATTGGCGGTGTACTTGGGCGATCTTTTGTTCTCCGATTGGTACAACTGCTCCACCACCAATTCCGGCGACAAGAAGCAGGCGGCGGGTGAGGAGGACGATAATGTGGGCTTGTCGGATGAAGATAAAGTCTATATGGTGCTGTCGGATATGTCGATGTCAGCTGCTGCCGATGACCTTGTACAGCGAGGCAGAGCTCGAAATGTCCAGGATGTTCTTCGGCCTCTGACTCTGAGCACCAAGGCGGAAAAGGATATGAAGCGCTGGCTGCTTGGTGCGTATGGGCTCTTATATACCAGAGGTAATTTGGTTTTCACTCCCACATACCTGGTCTACCATGTGCTTGTGGTGCCGATCCTGCACGTCGCCGCCCTCACGCTGTTTGCGACGGGCGACAAGGATGGGTACAACCGCACGGATGTGAAGATCACATACGTCCTCCTGTGCCTCACCGCCGCGCTGGATGTTTTTGCGGTGTTCATCCGCCAGCTACTGTACCGGGCCATGTCTGCAAAGGGTGTCCCGTCCTTGTGCGAGACGGTACCAGGCTACAACCTCGTGGGCGCGGTTCTCCGGCGGAGGCATAAGGACATTGGGTGGCTGGTCAAGTGCGCTACCCGCATGGGCTGCAAGGAGTACTTCGAGTGCCAGGGCGTCCGTCAAGACTACGGATTGTACAAGAATGTGTCGGAGATGGTCCTTGCAGATCTGGTGGATGCACAGGGCCGCGACCTTGCCAATTATAGGGTCTTCACGGTGCCAGACGAATCAGGCACCGCTGTGCTGCCGGCGGAGGATGTTGGGGCAGGTGCCGAGATAATGCAGCAGAGCAGCCCGGGAGCGGCCAACTGGGCTCTAAGTGAGGAGCTGCAGAAGGTGTGCGGCCCCAAGGTACGGGACACCCTGCGCGGGTCCTTCGACAGGAGCGTCCTCGTCTGGCACATCGCCACCGACCTCTGCTTCCGCATGGAAGGTACTCCTCCCGCCAACTACGAGGAAGATCCACACTGGCTTCGCATCAAGTGCACGGAAGCAATATCCAGCTACATGGCCCGGCTGCTGAATTTCCACCCGGACATGCTGCTCACCGGCAGCAGGCAGCACCTGGTCAGTGAAGCCAAGGATGAATTCGACTTCTTCTTGAACCTCGCCATGGTAGGTAACAGCGGCAAGCCTCTCAGCAAAGACGACCTGACCAACATCATCGACCACGGGCCGGAAGGGGAACGCTTCCGCATGCAGGTGCCCATCGGCATCGATAATGAAGCTGAAGACAAGGAGGTGATAAGATCTTTGTTCCACGTCCCCAAGGCATGCAGTCTCGCAAAGGAGCTGCTGAAAATTGAACCGCCGTCCACGCGCTGGAGGGTGATGTaccgggtgtggctgggcatgctCTTCTACTCCGCCAGCATGAGCAGGGGCTACCTGCACGCTAAGAGCTTGGGTGAAGGTGGTGAGTTTCTCTCCTACGTCTGGCTCGTCCTCTCGCTCAAGGGTGCCAAGACCCTGGTCGACAAGCTTCAGATGGTGGAGGGAGACGACGAGGAACCAACACTGGCCGACAAGCCTCAGATTCTGGAGGGATCGGAGACGACCAGGAACCAACACCCTGGTGGAAACCCGCCAGTATTTGGTTTGGAAATCCTCCGTCTATAA